Genomic DNA from Natronincola ferrireducens:
CTTATCCCTATTATGGCAGAATAAGTATCTCCAGAAAGATATATTTCTGTTGGACCATCTGCTCCACCTATTATGCCTATACTTGAAGCATGATTAGGGGAAGTAGTAAACCTAGCTACTATTCTGGCAATAAATATAATAATCAAACATAAGAGCAAATGCTTGCTAAAACTCCATTTGGAAAATAACTTTTTCATAAATTCATTCTCCTTTTATTTGAGGAATTTTTATCTGTTTCATCAATGTAAGTTAAGGCACTGTAACTTTCCTAACTATGTACTAAGAAATGCTGGCGGTTTTCTCATTCAGGAAAACAATCAATATCAAAAAATGTATTTTTCATTTGCGCCTCGGTCTTTGAGCTGTATACTATAAATTCTGATGTGCTTCTGATATTTGATATTAATAGGTCGATAGAGGAGGGATTCTTAGTTAGTTTAAGTATTTTTGCAATTTCACGCTGATTTACAAGGTATTGAGGTTCATTCTTTACATTCTTTAGGCTTATAGTCTTCATATCGTAGGGCTTTTCCATTTGTTCATATCTAATGATATGTCGCCAGTAGGGGTAAAAGGTGATAAGCTCAAAAAAATCTTTTAAATTATTGGCTATCTTACCATACATTCCCTGATGATTCACATATCCAACAGGATAATCATCATCCGACATGTTCCCCATGTCACCGATTGTGCCAAAGCAATTTCCTTCACTATCAACAGCAAAAATCCAGAAACACGGAACAGGGTAAAAGTGGAATTCCTCCAAGTTTTGTGTAGTGCAAAAAATCATATCACAGTTATCTTTCAATAACTTATATATTTTTAGATTTTGCTCATTTTTAGGAACAGGAACAATGTTTTTTCCTGCTAAAACAACTTCGACGTTCTCATCAGAATAATATGCTGCTGCTTGATTTTTTCCTTCAATATCTATCAATAGTTTTTTAGGTCTATCCACTAGACTTCAATCCTTCCTAGTTATTAGAGTATCTTTGCTTGGCGAAGCCACTTGTTGCGCATGGAAAAGATGATGTGTAACATTGCATAAAGTAATTATTATATCGTCTAAACGCACTCATCATTAGTTGAAAATTTACTGTTTTTTTACTAAGTCAATATTATGATTTAACTATCTCTTTTGTAATCCTTAAGAGTAAATTTAGCAATATTAAAGAAAGTATCTCTGTTGAAATAAGGGTCATAAATAACCTATAATGTTCAGTTTTGTACTTTATAAAAAAAAGACTTAAAAAATAAACAATAGAACTAATAATTATGGATATTAATAAATTTTTCTTCTTAACTAAATGTTTATATTTATTATTTGATATTATATAAAAGACTTCTAGTAGGAATATTGATGAAAACATTAATTTTAGAATGTAATTTACTGCGATTACAGTAGTTTCGTTACTTATAGGCGGTCTATCCATATACCACCAATAATATTCTTCGGTTATGCCCCATCTAGAAAAATCGCTAGGTAAAATTATAATATCCTGATACCAAATCAACATAATCATAAAAAAAATATTGAATAATATTATAGAAATCAAGGAAATCATTAATGCTCTATGTTTTGTCATAATTAAGTCCCCCGTAGAATTTATTATATATTTTCCATCAGTATAGCTGTTCCTCCTTATATATCTTGTGTCGCCTAGAAAAGATGATGTGCAATATATATCTTATTTTGCTACTTTACAATATACGAACTACGCGTCTTAATAATATTTTTGTATTTATAACTTCCATATCATTGAATATTCTATTTCCTTAGTTTCATCATTCTCTTTCTCTTCTTTAATCTTAAATCTATGCTTTTTATAAAAGTTTAAAGCCTTTATATTCCTAGCGTAAACATCTAAACTTAAAACAGAATATTCTTGTTTGCATCTTTCAAGCAATTTACTTCCTATACCTTCATTCTGGTATTTACTAGAAACAAATAATCCTGCAATATATGATTCTTCAATAATACCTATGAAACCTTTTATTTCATTACCTTCTTCATAGACAAGGACAGTAGCATCTGGCAAAGCATTCTTCACATACTCATAGTTTGACTTCCAATAGTCTGCTGGTATAAAGTCATGAGCACTAATATTTGCTTCCAGCCAAATTTTCATTATACTATCTATTTTAGAATTATCTAATTCTTTTATCATCAAATATCCTCCTATTTTATAAAAATTTCAGTCCATAATTTTTGACACATAATTTTACAGATACATAGTTAAATATACTTATTTTTGTTACATATTTTTCATCTAATTCGTCTTAAGAAAGACAATGTGCCATTATCAAATATTACATTCATTACTCAACTTGACAAGTTAGATGCTGATGATTTTGATTTCAATGCTGAATAAAAGCCTAAGCTAAATACTACAAGCATTAATAAATAAGCGATTAGCAAAGCTATACTTACTTGAATGTCATTTGTAAATAATGTTACGATACGAACCCCCGACCCTAAAAAGCCTAGAGCATAATAATGAGCTGTATTTATTAAAAAAGGGTTTCTACTAGTAATGTCTAATAGCAATTGCCAAATGTATAAACTAATTAAAATACCCCATGCAATATTCCCTAGAATAAAACTTTTCATTGTATTCATGCTTAAATTACCAAATGCTCTTCCCACAAAAAACCAAATTGCCATACCGCCGCCATACATCCAAGGAACATGTAAAAGACTGGCTAGTTGCAAATATACCTGATTATTCCTTGTTATTCCCAATCTCATAAATCCCTCAATGTAACAGCCTATTATAAGCGGTAACAAGACTAGTAAAACTAATCTATACTTCATATTTGTTTTCAATGGCATTTGTCCTTCCCCCTTTTAGCATTAAATTATATCAACTAACATAGCTATGTCGTGTTTTTTCATCATCTATGTATCTATAGAATATGGTTCTACTCCTTTTATAGTACCACCCATATCCAAATATTACAAACACTACACCACGCATAAAACCTGCCTCCAAATGATATAATCAATACTTAAGGAGGTCCGTAGATATATTTCTTTATTTCTACTCATACATTAGAAATAAAGACCAAGCTAAGGGGTAGGGGGTTACCCACATATGGCAGGTAGTTATCTGAAGGAGGATAAAAGTATGAGCCAATTAGGTTCAGATAATTACCAAAGAGAAAACTATCATGTAGGAATTTACTGTAGATTAAGTCATGAAGATGGGGAAACGGGAGAGTCCAACTCCATAGGAAACCAAAAAGCGATGTTGACCAAGTATGTCATGGATAAGGGCTGGAGCATTGCAGATATCTATATTGATGATGGTTATACAGGCGTATCCTTTGAAAGACCTGGGTTTATGAGGCTGCTGCAGGATATCAAGGCAAAGAAGATATCCATGGTGATAACAAAGGATATGAGCCGTCTAGGAAGGGACTACATCCAAGTAGGACACTATATTGAGAAGTTCTTTCCAGAAAATCGTGTGCGATTTATAGCCGTCAATGACAATATTGATACGGGAAACCTTGAAGGAAACGACATGACACCCTTCAAAGCCGTTATCAATGACATGTATTGCAAGGACATCAGCAAAAAAGTACGAAGTGTCTTTAATCATAAGAGGCATGAAGGAAAATTTATTGGCGCCTTTGCTCCTTACGGTTATGAAAAGGACCCAAAGGACAACAGTCACCTCATTATCGACAAAGAAATTGCTCCTACTGTAAGAAGAATGTTTCAACTGTATATTTCAGGATATGGGTTTACAGCCATTGCTAAGAAGCTAAACGAAGAAGGGATACCATCTCCTGCCTACTACAAAAACAGAAAGTACGAGACTTTTAATGTAGGGAAGGCAAGGGTGCCTAAGTGGAGCCATAGCTCTGTAAAGGCTATCTTGAAGAATCCAGTTTATACGGGTGTTATGGCACAAAATAAGTCTAGGAAGATAAACTACAAGTCCCGAAAGACTGAAAATCTACAGGAAAAAGACTGGATTGTAGTAGAAGGAACCCATGAAGCCATTATCTCACCTGAGGATTTCAAAAAGGTAAAAACCTTGATGAAGCATAAGAATAATGACTTTTCAGGAGCAAAAAAAGCTGTAAAGCTTTTTAGTGGATTCGCCTTCTGTGGAGATTGTGGAGAGTATATGACCTATACGAAAGCCCCCAGTGGCAATTATTTCTTAATCTGCTCTGGTTATAAACGGTTTGGGAAAAGTCATTGTACTAGGCATTCTATCCTAGAAGAAAAGCTGGAAGAGATGATATTGAAGGACTTTAGAAAACTGGTCCGTAAATTCGCCGATAGGGAAAGGCTAAAGAAAAAAGCAGAACAAGTTGTTAACAAAAGAAAGACCTCCAAAAACATGTATGAAGACGAACTAACCTCAGTAGACAAACGATTAGGAGACATTCAAGTAATGCTGAAGTCTCTCTATGAGGATAAGGTCAAAGGGGTTATCGATGAGGAACAGTTCCTTGAATTCTACAATGCCTTCAACAAGGAAAAGGTTGGTTTAAATAATCGCTATGACGAACTGAAAAAATTCCTGAATATCACAGAGAAGCAGGAGGATAAACAGAAAAAGGTTGAGCAGCTGGTGGATGATACATTAAACTTAAAGAAGCTGAACCGTTTAATCCTAGCTGAGATGATAGAGAAGGTCGAGGTATTGGAATTTGAGGACATTAAGATAAATTACAAGATAAAAAACCCCTGCCAGTAGTGTTCTTACTGACATATAACCTGGGGTAGATACGGAATACATGGCACCAACAAACCCAATAGTATCGGCTACAATGCTTCGGCTGGATGTATCCGTATGAACAATAGAGATGTAGAGGATCTATATAAGTATGTTAAGGAGGGCACACCCGTTGCCATTGTCAATGGTCTCCATGGCCCCTTTGGTTATGGTCTTAAACCCATAAAACCAGGGGATTTTGGAGCAGATGTGATGGAAATCCAAAGAAGACTTCGAGCGAGAGGTTATTATAATTTTGATTACCTAGATGGTAAATATGGGCCCATGATGGAGCAGGCAGTGTATAATTTTCAAAAGGATCATGACATTCCGAAGAATCCCCAAATAGAGTGGGAAACCTATGAAGCACTGGGAGTTATTTTGATGGAATAAAACAATAGTAAAGCCGACAAGGAGTATGAGTTTCCAACCCAGATGTTTGTGAAGAAGGGGATACCACCGACCATTAATTTAGGTGGATAAAAGATGACCCATGTTCTCTGAGTAGGTATTGTATATTAAATTTACTTAGAAGTATAGTTACAGGGAAAAATAAAATTAACTACTTTTCAGACATAACTATATTATGGAGGACCTATGCCAAATCATTGGAGATAGGTCTTTTTTTTATTTAGACAAACATCATTTCCCTGCTTTTTCATACTATGATATATAATACAAATTTTGAAGTAGTAGAGGGAGATGGAAATCGTGTGTGGAATTATTGGTTGGGTTAATCTAGAAGAAAGCATTCTAGAAAAAAAGCATATGATGGAGACTATGACAGAAAAATTAAGCAAAAGAGGCCCTGATGATATGGGTATATACGGAAATAACAATGTGCTCTTTGGTCATAGACGGCTTGTTGTGGTGGATCCTCAAGGGGGTCGACAGCCTATGACGAGACAGCTGGAGGATAAAAGATACACCATCATTTATAATGGGGAGCTATACAACACTGAGGAATTAAGGAAAGAACTATTGGAAGTAGGACATCACTTTCACTCTTATTCTGATACGGAGGTTTTGCTAACATCCTATATAGAGTGGGGAATAGATTGTGTGGAGAAATTTAACGGGATTTATGCCTTTGGCATATGGGATGATTACAAGCAATCTCTATTTATGGCACGGGATCCCCTAGGAGTAAAACCTTTATTTTACACTAGAGTAGGCAATCACTTAATGTTTGCTTCTGAAATTAAGGCACTATTAGCCCATCCTCTTGTGAACCCTATAGTTGGAGAAGAAGGAATTGCAGAAATATTTGGTTTAGGACCTGCTCGATCCTTAGGCCATGGAATTTTTCAAAACATCCACGAAGTTCCTCCAGCCCATTGGCTTTATTACAACAAAGAAGGTTGCAAATTAAAAAGATACTGGCAGTTAGTCAGTAAAGAACATAGGGAAGATTTTAATACAACTGTGGAACATGTAAGAAGTCTATTAATCGATGCCATAGAAAGACAGCTGGTTTCAGATGTTCCAGTCTGTACCTTCTTATCTGGAGGTGTAGATTCCAGTGCGATAACTGCCATAACCGCCAATGCCTTTAAAAGAGATGGCAGGGGTCAGCTAAATACCTATTCTATTGACTATGTAGATAATCAGGTGTATTTTAAAGCCGATGAATTTCAACCTAATGCTGATGGGTACTATATACAAATTATGAAAAATTTTGTAGGCTCCAATCATCACAATATTATCATTGATACACCTCAATTAGCAGCAGCCCTTGAGGATGCTGTTAAAGCCAGCGATCTCCCGGGGATGGCGGATGTAGACTCCTCCTTATACCTTTTCTGCAAAGAAGTTCGGAAAAATGCTACAGTTGCCCTATCTGGTGAATGTGCCGATGAAATATTCGGAGGATATCCATGGTTTACAAGGAAGGAGGATATAGCCTCTAATACTTTCCCTTGGGCAAAGTCCATGACTGAAAGAAGGAATATACTGTCAAAAAACTTTAAGAATATAGCTATAGAGGATTATGTGACAAGTAAATATGAGGAAACTATAAAGGAAGTCCCTAGGCTTGAAGGAGAATCTCCGGCAGACCATAGAATGAGGGAGTTATTTTATCTAAATCTAAAGTGGTTTATGGTTACTCTATTAAATAGGAAAGATAGGATGAGTATGGCAAGCAACCTTGAGGTAAGGGTTCCTTTTGCTGATTATAGGATTGTGGAATATTTATGGAATGTTCCATGGGAGATGAAATATTATCAAAACAAAGAAAAGGGATTATTGAGAAAAGCCCTCCAGGACATCCTGCCAAAAGAGGTGCTGGAGAGAAAGAAAAGTCCATACCCCAAAACCCATCATCCAGCCTACCGGAGGATGGTGCAACAGATAATGAAGGAAATATTGCAAAACCCAACTTCTCCTCTATTAGAGTTGATTGATGTTACAACAGCTATGGAACTAGTGGAGACGGGGGGAGATTCCTTGAAAAAACCTTGGTTTGGTCAGCTAATGACGGGACCTCAGCTGTTGGCCTATTTGATACAAATCAATACTTGGATGAAGGAATATCATGTAACAGTTAAATAAATATTTTTGAAATGTGAGTTAAATCAAAGAAATTCCCTCCAGTCTGTTATAAGATGTAGTTAAATCAAGGACATATTAAATAGATTGGAGTGAAGATTATGAAATATATGATTGGGAGTTCAGAAAAGGTAGGTGACATTGTAACAAATCTACCTAAAGCAGCAGGGATTTTTAAATCCTACGGTATTGATTTTTGTTGTGGTGGAGATAGAAGACTCCTGGATGTTTTGAAGGAACAGGGGTTAAATGAGGCAAAAATATTAGAAAGTCTAAACAAGGCCTATGAAGCTTCTCAAAACGTAAAAAATGATAAACTAGATTGGCAACAGGCACCCTATGGACAATTCATTGATTATATCATTGAAACCCATCACCTATATCTACAAAATGAACTGCCTAAGCTAAGTCAATTAGCTACAAAAATTTTGAGGGTTCATGGTATTGACCATGGGGAAATGTTATCCCAGGTCCATAAGCTGCTTCATAGCCTAAAGATGGAGCTGGAGCAACACTTAATTAAGGAAGAAGAGGTGCTATTTCCTTTAATTAGAGACTATGAAAAAAATCCTTCACAAAAACTACTAGACCAAATAGCGTCAGTTAATAGGGAGCTAGAGGATGAACATGATGGGGCAGGGGACTTATTGAAAAAGCTTCGTCAGGTTACAAATGGATATCAGACACCTGCTTATGGAAGTTGTGCCAGCTTTGAGTTAACCTTTAAGGGATTAGAAGCTTTAGAATGGGATATTTTCCAGCACGTTCATTTAGAAAACAATATACTTTTTCCCCGTTTAGA
This window encodes:
- a CDS encoding sodium ion-translocating decarboxylase subunit beta — encoded protein: MKKLFSKWSFSKHLLLCLIIIFIARIVARFTTSPNHASSIGIIGGADGPTEIYLSGDTYSAIIGISVLILLLALYKPLKMIIKKL
- a CDS encoding L,D-transpeptidase family protein; this encodes MTWGRYGIHGTNKPNSIGYNASAGCIRMNNRDVEDLYKYVKEGTPVAIVNGLHGPFGYGLKPIKPGDFGADVMEIQRRLRARGYYNFDYLDGKYGPMMEQAVYNFQKDHDIPKNPQIEWETYEALGVILME
- a CDS encoding N-acetyltransferase: MIKELDNSKIDSIMKIWLEANISAHDFIPADYWKSNYEYVKNALPDATVLVYEEGNEIKGFIGIIEESYIAGLFVSSKYQNEGIGSKLLERCKQEYSVLSLDVYARNIKALNFYKKHRFKIKEEKENDETKEIEYSMIWKL
- a CDS encoding recombinase family protein; translation: MAGSYLKEDKSMSQLGSDNYQRENYHVGIYCRLSHEDGETGESNSIGNQKAMLTKYVMDKGWSIADIYIDDGYTGVSFERPGFMRLLQDIKAKKISMVITKDMSRLGRDYIQVGHYIEKFFPENRVRFIAVNDNIDTGNLEGNDMTPFKAVINDMYCKDISKKVRSVFNHKRHEGKFIGAFAPYGYEKDPKDNSHLIIDKEIAPTVRRMFQLYISGYGFTAIAKKLNEEGIPSPAYYKNRKYETFNVGKARVPKWSHSSVKAILKNPVYTGVMAQNKSRKINYKSRKTENLQEKDWIVVEGTHEAIISPEDFKKVKTLMKHKNNDFSGAKKAVKLFSGFAFCGDCGEYMTYTKAPSGNYFLICSGYKRFGKSHCTRHSILEEKLEEMILKDFRKLVRKFADRERLKKKAEQVVNKRKTSKNMYEDELTSVDKRLGDIQVMLKSLYEDKVKGVIDEEQFLEFYNAFNKEKVGLNNRYDELKKFLNITEKQEDKQKKVEQLVDDTLNLKKLNRLILAEMIEKVEVLEFEDIKINYKIKNPCQ
- the asnB gene encoding asparagine synthase (glutamine-hydrolyzing); its protein translation is MEIVCGIIGWVNLEESILEKKHMMETMTEKLSKRGPDDMGIYGNNNVLFGHRRLVVVDPQGGRQPMTRQLEDKRYTIIYNGELYNTEELRKELLEVGHHFHSYSDTEVLLTSYIEWGIDCVEKFNGIYAFGIWDDYKQSLFMARDPLGVKPLFYTRVGNHLMFASEIKALLAHPLVNPIVGEEGIAEIFGLGPARSLGHGIFQNIHEVPPAHWLYYNKEGCKLKRYWQLVSKEHREDFNTTVEHVRSLLIDAIERQLVSDVPVCTFLSGGVDSSAITAITANAFKRDGRGQLNTYSIDYVDNQVYFKADEFQPNADGYYIQIMKNFVGSNHHNIIIDTPQLAAALEDAVKASDLPGMADVDSSLYLFCKEVRKNATVALSGECADEIFGGYPWFTRKEDIASNTFPWAKSMTERRNILSKNFKNIAIEDYVTSKYEETIKEVPRLEGESPADHRMRELFYLNLKWFMVTLLNRKDRMSMASNLEVRVPFADYRIVEYLWNVPWEMKYYQNKEKGLLRKALQDILPKEVLERKKSPYPKTHHPAYRRMVQQIMKEILQNPTSPLLELIDVTTAMELVETGGDSLKKPWFGQLMTGPQLLAYLIQINTWMKEYHVTVK
- the ric gene encoding iron-sulfur cluster repair di-iron protein, which translates into the protein MKYMIGSSEKVGDIVTNLPKAAGIFKSYGIDFCCGGDRRLLDVLKEQGLNEAKILESLNKAYEASQNVKNDKLDWQQAPYGQFIDYIIETHHLYLQNELPKLSQLATKILRVHGIDHGEMLSQVHKLLHSLKMELEQHLIKEEEVLFPLIRDYEKNPSQKLLDQIASVNRELEDEHDGAGDLLKKLRQVTNGYQTPAYGSCASFELTFKGLEALEWDIFQHVHLENNILFPRLEAEGNK